A genomic window from Streptomyces sp. NBC_00234 includes:
- a CDS encoding FAD-binding oxidoreductase encodes MAPRSTAEADLTGLREELAGDALTPADAGYDEARTVYNGMIDRRPSVIAQCESAADVAHALRFARAHGLEIAVRGGGHSVAGTSLSEGGLVVDLRRMNDVTVDPASRAARVGGGAIMSDLDRATQPYGLATTGGRVSTTGVGGFTLGGGSGWLERKFGLACDNLLAVELVTADGDTVHASVDENPELFWALHGGGGNFGVATSLTLELHELPAMSIAMLLHRPEDGRQVVETFRDVMESAPDEAGGGCLYMTAPPEDFVPEHLVGTQLCATLFTFAGPEAEAHAVAAPLLALRREAEVVAELPYADLQCMLDDPPGMRNYWSAEYLDSFPDEAVDVFCARAADIPMPSATQHVLFPMGGAVSRNTSGYPLPWRHAPWAVHPFGVWESPSDDTRGTQWVRDVRADMRPWSGGAVYLNFIGNEGSDRVVEGVGAENYARLAAVKAVYDPDNVFHLNHNIKPAA; translated from the coding sequence ATGGCGCCCCGCAGCACAGCCGAAGCCGACCTCACCGGCCTTCGTGAGGAACTTGCGGGAGACGCGCTCACACCCGCCGACGCGGGCTACGACGAAGCGCGCACCGTATACAACGGGATGATCGACCGGCGTCCCTCGGTCATCGCCCAGTGCGAGTCAGCCGCCGACGTGGCGCACGCCCTGCGCTTCGCCCGCGCCCACGGCCTGGAGATCGCCGTGCGCGGCGGTGGCCACAGCGTCGCCGGTACGTCGTTGAGCGAAGGCGGACTCGTCGTCGACCTGCGCCGTATGAACGACGTGACGGTCGACCCGGCTTCCCGGGCGGCGCGGGTCGGCGGCGGCGCCATCATGAGCGACCTGGACCGGGCCACCCAGCCGTACGGCCTGGCGACCACCGGCGGCCGGGTCTCGACCACCGGCGTCGGGGGCTTCACCCTCGGCGGAGGTTCCGGCTGGCTGGAGCGCAAGTTCGGCCTGGCCTGCGACAACCTGCTGGCCGTCGAGCTGGTCACCGCCGACGGCGACACGGTGCACGCGAGCGTCGACGAGAACCCCGAACTCTTCTGGGCCCTGCACGGCGGCGGCGGGAACTTCGGTGTCGCCACCTCCCTCACCCTCGAACTGCACGAGCTGCCCGCGATGAGCATCGCCATGCTGCTCCACCGCCCGGAGGACGGCCGCCAGGTCGTGGAGACCTTCCGCGACGTGATGGAGTCGGCGCCGGACGAGGCGGGCGGCGGCTGCCTCTACATGACCGCCCCGCCCGAGGACTTCGTACCCGAGCACCTGGTCGGTACGCAGCTCTGCGCGACGCTGTTCACCTTCGCGGGCCCGGAGGCAGAGGCCCACGCCGTGGCGGCCCCGCTGCTCGCCCTCCGCCGCGAGGCCGAAGTCGTCGCCGAACTTCCGTACGCGGATCTCCAGTGCATGCTGGACGACCCGCCGGGCATGCGGAACTACTGGTCCGCCGAGTATCTGGACAGCTTCCCGGACGAGGCGGTGGACGTGTTCTGCGCCCGCGCGGCGGACATTCCGATGCCCTCGGCGACCCAGCACGTGCTGTTCCCGATGGGCGGCGCGGTGTCCCGCAACACCTCCGGTTATCCGCTGCCGTGGCGCCACGCGCCCTGGGCCGTGCACCCCTTCGGCGTCTGGGAGAGCCCGTCCGACGACACGCGCGGCACCCAGTGGGTACGCGACGTGCGCGCCGACATGCGGCCCTGGTCCGGTGGCGCCGTGTACCTGAACTTCATCGGGAACGAGGGATCGGACCGGGTCGTCGAGGGCGTCGGCGCCGAGAACTACGCACGGCTTGCCGCGGTCAAGGCCGTCTACGACCCCGACAACGTGTTCCACCTCAACCACAACATCAAGCCGGCCGCATAG